The following proteins are co-located in the Solanum pennellii chromosome 1, SPENNV200 genome:
- the LOC107010649 gene encoding protein ZINC INDUCED FACILITATOR-LIKE 1-like isoform X1, whose product MASEERRETLLNKREEKHYYENCPGCKMDLHKAGQTGLPVKELLTIWVVVLGTALPISSLFPFLYFMVRDFHIAKREEDIGSYAGYIGSAFMFGRTLTSAFWGVVADRYGRKPVIIFGTSIVVVFNTLFGLSTNFWMAVVTRFLLGSLNGLLGPIKAYAAEIFREEYQALGMSTISSAWGIGLIIGPALGGFLAQPAEKYPDLFSKGSLFGRFPYFLPCLCISVFALVVAVGSFWIPETLHNHDSERPRQNSYKALEAASDTKDGNESAPKENLFKNWPLMSSIISYCVFALHDMAYSEIFSLWAVSPRKFGGLSYSTADVGEVLSISGFGLLVFQLTLYSSVAKYIGPVMTARAGGVLSIVLLTTYPYIAMLSGTTLSVVMNVVSMMKNILSISIITGLFILQNKAVDQRQRGAANGLAMTGMSFFKALGPAGGGALFSWAQKRLNASILPGNHVVFFVLNMIEAIGVLLTFKPFLVEAQNTN is encoded by the exons atggcgAGCGAAGAAAGGAGGGAGACGCTACTaaataagagagaagagaaacaCTACTACGAAAATTGCCCCGGTTGTAAAATGGATCTTCACAAAGCGGGTCAAACGGGTTTGCCCGTTAAGGAGCTCCTCACTATATGGGTTGTCGTGCTTGGTACAG CACTTCCAATATCATCTCTCTTtccatttctttatttcatg GTAAGGGACTTTCACATTGCAAAGAGGGAGGAAGATATTGGTTCCTATGCAGGTTATATAG GTTCTGCATTTATGTTTGGAAGAACTTTAACATCTGCCTTTTGGGGTGTTGTGGCTGACCGATATGGACGAAAACCAGTTATAATTTTCGGCACTTCTATAGT GGTCGTTTTCAATACTCTTTTTGGTCTTAGTACCAACTTTTGGATGGCTGTTGTAACAAGATTTCTTCTTGGTAGTTTAAATGGTTTGCTTGGACCAATAAAG GCGTATGCTGCTGAGATTTTTCGCGAAGAATATCAAGCACTAGGAATGTCAACG ATTAGTAGTGCATGGGGCATTGGATTGATTATTGGCCCAGCTTTAGGAGGTTTTCTTGCTCAG CCTGCAGAGAAATATCCAGACTTGTTCTCAAAGGGTTCATTATTTGGGAG ATTTCCCTATTTCTTGCCTTGCCTATGCATATCAGTGTTCGCCTTGGTTGTGGCTGTTGGTTCATTTTGGATTCCG GAAACATTACATAACCATGATTCAGAAAGGCCGCGTCAAAATTCTTACAAGGCTCTGGAGGCTGCATCAGATACAAAAGACGGAAATGAATCAGCCCCAAAAGAAAATCTTTTTAAGAACTGGCCGTTGATGTCATCTATCATATCATACTGCGTTTTTGCTCTTCATGATATGGCGTACTCAGAG ATTTTCTCATTATGGGCTGTTAGCCCCAGAAAATTTGGGGGCTTAAGTTATTCAACTGCTGATGTTGGTGAAGTACTATCAATATCAG GATTTGGCCTTCTAGTCTTTCAACTTACATTGTATTCATCGGTTGCCAAGTATATTGGCCCTGTCATGACTGCTCGAGCTGGAGGA GTTTTGTCAATTGTTTTACTGACGACTTACCCTTATATCGCTATGCTGTCTGGGACCACCCTCTCCGTGGTGATGAATGTCGTATCCATGATGAAGAATATCTTATCT ATTTCTATCATAACGGGGTTGTTCATATTACAAAACAAAGCAGTG GACCAGCGACAGCGCGGAGCTGCTAATGGTCTTGCCATGACAGGAATGTCATTTTTTAAAGCTCTTGGACCAGCTGGGGGAGGAGCACT CTTTTCTTGGGCACAAAAAAGGCTCAACGCTTCTATTCTTCCAG GTAATCATGTGGTATTCTTTGTGTTGAATATGATTGAGGCAATTGGTGTGTTGCTGACTTTCAAACCATTCCTTGTTGAAGCACAAAATACTAATTAA
- the LOC107010649 gene encoding protein ZINC INDUCED FACILITATOR-LIKE 1-like isoform X3: protein MASEERRETLLNKREEKHYYENCPGCKMDLHKAGQTGLPVKELLTIWVVVLGTALPISSLFPFLYFMVRDFHIAKREEDIGSYAGYIGSAFMFGRTLTSAFWGVVADRYGRKPVIIFGTSIVVVFNTLFGLSTNFWMAVVTRFLLGSLNGLLGPIKAYAAEIFREEYQALGMSTISSAWGIGLIIGPALGGFLAQPAEKYPDLFSKGSLFGRFPYFLPCLCISVFALVVAVGSFWIPETLHNHDSERPRQNSYKALEAASDTKDGNESAPKENLFKNWPLMSSIISYCVFALHDMAYSEIFSLWAVSPRKFGGLSYSTADVGEVLSISGFGLLVFQLTLYSSVAKYIGPVMTARAGGVLSIVLLTTYPYIAMLSGTTLSVVMNVVSMMKNILSDQRQRGAANGLAMTGMSFFKALGPAGGGALFSWAQKRLNASILPGNHVVFFVLNMIEAIGVLLTFKPFLVEAQNTN from the exons atggcgAGCGAAGAAAGGAGGGAGACGCTACTaaataagagagaagagaaacaCTACTACGAAAATTGCCCCGGTTGTAAAATGGATCTTCACAAAGCGGGTCAAACGGGTTTGCCCGTTAAGGAGCTCCTCACTATATGGGTTGTCGTGCTTGGTACAG CACTTCCAATATCATCTCTCTTtccatttctttatttcatg GTAAGGGACTTTCACATTGCAAAGAGGGAGGAAGATATTGGTTCCTATGCAGGTTATATAG GTTCTGCATTTATGTTTGGAAGAACTTTAACATCTGCCTTTTGGGGTGTTGTGGCTGACCGATATGGACGAAAACCAGTTATAATTTTCGGCACTTCTATAGT GGTCGTTTTCAATACTCTTTTTGGTCTTAGTACCAACTTTTGGATGGCTGTTGTAACAAGATTTCTTCTTGGTAGTTTAAATGGTTTGCTTGGACCAATAAAG GCGTATGCTGCTGAGATTTTTCGCGAAGAATATCAAGCACTAGGAATGTCAACG ATTAGTAGTGCATGGGGCATTGGATTGATTATTGGCCCAGCTTTAGGAGGTTTTCTTGCTCAG CCTGCAGAGAAATATCCAGACTTGTTCTCAAAGGGTTCATTATTTGGGAG ATTTCCCTATTTCTTGCCTTGCCTATGCATATCAGTGTTCGCCTTGGTTGTGGCTGTTGGTTCATTTTGGATTCCG GAAACATTACATAACCATGATTCAGAAAGGCCGCGTCAAAATTCTTACAAGGCTCTGGAGGCTGCATCAGATACAAAAGACGGAAATGAATCAGCCCCAAAAGAAAATCTTTTTAAGAACTGGCCGTTGATGTCATCTATCATATCATACTGCGTTTTTGCTCTTCATGATATGGCGTACTCAGAG ATTTTCTCATTATGGGCTGTTAGCCCCAGAAAATTTGGGGGCTTAAGTTATTCAACTGCTGATGTTGGTGAAGTACTATCAATATCAG GATTTGGCCTTCTAGTCTTTCAACTTACATTGTATTCATCGGTTGCCAAGTATATTGGCCCTGTCATGACTGCTCGAGCTGGAGGA GTTTTGTCAATTGTTTTACTGACGACTTACCCTTATATCGCTATGCTGTCTGGGACCACCCTCTCCGTGGTGATGAATGTCGTATCCATGATGAAGAATATCTTATCT GACCAGCGACAGCGCGGAGCTGCTAATGGTCTTGCCATGACAGGAATGTCATTTTTTAAAGCTCTTGGACCAGCTGGGGGAGGAGCACT CTTTTCTTGGGCACAAAAAAGGCTCAACGCTTCTATTCTTCCAG GTAATCATGTGGTATTCTTTGTGTTGAATATGATTGAGGCAATTGGTGTGTTGCTGACTTTCAAACCATTCCTTGTTGAAGCACAAAATACTAATTAA